A genomic region of Anaerolineales bacterium contains the following coding sequences:
- a CDS encoding GNAT family N-acetyltransferase codes for MKFREVDQTNWDDFVSLFEGKGCPSYCWCMAWRPLPGNRQQASNADRKKAIGSLVKQAIPIGILAYDGETPVAWCSIAPRASHTPLGGAPYEGVAEEKVWSLTCFFVPRARRGEGIGKQLLAAAIKTARKHGAKIVEAYPVDPDSPSYRFMGFVSNFEQAGFTETGRAGKRRHVMHLRLDGKQ; via the coding sequence ATGAAATTTCGCGAAGTAGACCAAACGAACTGGGATGATTTCGTAAGCCTCTTCGAGGGCAAAGGCTGCCCATCCTATTGCTGGTGCATGGCCTGGCGCCCCTTGCCGGGCAACCGCCAGCAGGCCAGCAATGCAGATCGCAAAAAGGCCATCGGCTCACTGGTCAAACAAGCTATTCCCATCGGCATTCTCGCCTACGATGGCGAGACACCAGTAGCCTGGTGCTCGATCGCACCGCGCGCCAGCCACACGCCACTGGGCGGCGCGCCGTACGAGGGCGTAGCCGAAGAGAAGGTGTGGTCGCTGACCTGCTTCTTTGTGCCGCGCGCCCGCCGTGGCGAGGGCATTGGCAAGCAACTGTTGGCCGCCGCGATCAAAACCGCGCGCAAGCATGGGGCCAAGATCGTGGAGGCTTATCCAGTGGATCCGGATTCGCCCAGCTATCGTTTTATGGGTTTCGTTTCCAACTTTGAACAAGCCGGTTTTACCGAGACCGGGCGTGCCGGTAAACGCCGTCATGTGATGCACTTGCGTCTGGATGGTAAACAGTAA
- a CDS encoding DUF4013 domain-containing protein — protein MPKLRSLDINQAFLFIFQDPQWLRKFVIAGLLSLTLVGAIPVQGWLLEMQRRLIQTGKSSLPEWDALGEYSLHGFKFMLAWMIVILPLSLLYLLVFFFASKDQATRVLLMTIFQLVGVLASVALLILMGIVSARYAETYSLRQTFELPWLLTLLRANGKQFLAAALLGYIASYAALFAGYILLCVGIFFTNPIGMAIMLHLYAQAYRHAKALAG, from the coding sequence ATGCCTAAACTACGTTCGCTGGATATCAATCAAGCCTTTCTGTTTATCTTCCAAGACCCGCAGTGGCTGCGCAAGTTTGTGATCGCCGGGCTGCTTTCGCTGACGCTGGTTGGCGCTATTCCCGTGCAGGGCTGGCTGCTGGAAATGCAGCGCCGCCTGATCCAGACTGGCAAAAGCAGCCTGCCGGAATGGGATGCGCTGGGTGAGTACAGCCTGCACGGATTCAAATTCATGCTGGCCTGGATGATTGTCATTTTGCCTTTGTCGCTGCTGTATTTGCTGGTGTTCTTTTTTGCCAGCAAAGATCAAGCCACACGGGTGCTGCTGATGACGATATTCCAGCTAGTGGGGGTGCTGGCCAGCGTGGCGCTGCTGATCCTGATGGGCATCGTATCGGCGCGTTATGCCGAGACCTATTCGCTGCGCCAGACATTTGAGCTGCCCTGGCTGCTCACCTTGTTGCGGGCCAACGGGAAGCAATTTCTAGCCGCGGCGCTATTGGGCTACATTGCCTCCTATGCTGCTTTGTTCGCCGGCTACATCTTGCTGTGTGTTGGTATTTTCTTCACCAACCCGATAGGCATGGCGATCATGCTGCATTTGTATGCCCAGGCCTATCGCCATGCCAAGGCGCTGGCAGGCTAA
- the pdxS gene encoding pyridoxal 5'-phosphate synthase lyase subunit PdxS — translation MEKQVATFEVKKGLAQMLKGGVIMDVVTAEHARIAENAGAAAVMALERVPADIRAHGGVARMSDPGLIEEIMNTVSIPVMAKVRIGHFVEAQILESLGVDYVDESEVLTPADEVNHINKHDFKIPFVCGCRNLGEALRRVGEGAAMIRTKGEAGTGDVVEAVRHARTVLGTVRKLQTMPDEEVMALAKELGAPYELVKETKELGRLPVVNFAAGGIATPADAALMMQLGVDGVFVGSGIFKSGDPARRAEAIVKATTHYNNAKILAEVSRNLGEPMVGRQVTDIPEADLIAKRGW, via the coding sequence ATGGAAAAGCAAGTCGCTACATTTGAAGTCAAGAAGGGCCTGGCCCAGATGCTCAAGGGTGGCGTGATCATGGATGTGGTCACGGCCGAACATGCCCGCATTGCTGAAAATGCCGGCGCAGCAGCCGTGATGGCGTTGGAGCGCGTGCCCGCCGATATTCGTGCCCATGGGGGCGTGGCGCGCATGAGTGACCCTGGCCTGATCGAAGAGATCATGAACACGGTCAGCATTCCGGTGATGGCCAAGGTGCGCATCGGCCATTTCGTCGAAGCGCAGATCCTCGAATCCCTCGGGGTTGACTATGTCGATGAATCCGAAGTGCTCACCCCGGCTGACGAAGTCAATCACATCAATAAGCACGATTTCAAGATCCCCTTCGTGTGCGGTTGCCGTAACCTGGGCGAAGCCCTGCGCCGCGTCGGCGAAGGGGCTGCCATGATCCGCACCAAGGGCGAAGCCGGCACGGGTGATGTTGTGGAAGCTGTGCGCCATGCTCGCACCGTGCTTGGCACCGTGCGCAAACTGCAGACCATGCCTGACGAAGAAGTGATGGCGCTAGCCAAAGAGCTCGGCGCGCCGTATGAGCTGGTGAAAGAAACTAAGGAGCTCGGCCGCCTGCCCGTGGTCAACTTTGCCGCCGGCGGTATTGCCACCCCGGCAGATGCCGCGCTGATGATGCAACTGGGTGTGGATGGTGTTTTCGTAGGCTCGGGTATCTTCAAATCGGGTGACCCTGCCCGCCGGGCTGAAGCGATCGTCAAAGCCACCACGCACTACAACAACGCCAAGATCCTCGCTGAAGTCAGCCGCAATCTCGGTGAGCCGATGGTGGGCCGCCAGGTGACTGACATCCCCGAAGCGGATCTGATCGCTAAGCGCGGATGGTAG
- the pdxT gene encoding pyridoxal 5'-phosphate synthase glutaminase subunit PdxT: MLVGVLALQGDFAEHASMLARLGAQVREVRLPADLDGLDGLVLPGGESTTIGKLATDYGLIEPLRQFGQAHAIYGTCAGAIFLSKDAERQQPLLGIMDITVERNAYGRQVESFDVSVDVPALHGLAPGDPPVRAVFIRAPLIKSVSGEARALASLPDGRIIAAQQGKLLATAFHPEISGDDRFHRYFLQLAGN; this comes from the coding sequence ATGCTTGTAGGCGTCCTCGCACTCCAGGGTGATTTCGCAGAACATGCCAGCATGCTGGCTCGTCTCGGCGCACAGGTGCGCGAGGTGCGCCTGCCCGCCGATCTCGACGGGCTCGATGGCTTGGTGCTGCCCGGCGGCGAATCCACCACCATCGGCAAACTGGCTACTGATTATGGCTTGATCGAGCCGCTGCGCCAATTCGGCCAGGCACATGCCATCTATGGCACTTGCGCCGGAGCGATCTTCCTTTCCAAAGATGCCGAACGCCAACAGCCCTTGCTGGGCATTATGGATATCACCGTTGAGCGCAACGCGTATGGCCGCCAGGTCGAGAGCTTCGATGTATCTGTAGATGTGCCTGCTTTGCACGGCCTGGCCCCCGGCGATCCGCCCGTGCGTGCCGTCTTCATCCGCGCCCCGCTGATCAAATCCGTCAGCGGCGAGGCCCGGGCGCTGGCTAGCCTGCCTGATGGGCGCATCATTGCTGCCCAGCAGGGCAAGCTGCTGGCCACTGCCTTCCACCCCGAAATTTCGGGCGACGATCGCTTTCACCGCTATTTCCTGCAGCTTGCAGGAAATTAA
- a CDS encoding AAA family ATPase, with product MTKRQITDDLDALLGVLPEDVQNAVRQHNHSSDLLEIILDLGRVPTTRLIDEEVVLLEREIDKDDLDYVVGRLREFDEDNRAGIERSLHRISAIRNRRGDVVGLTLRVGRAVYGTIDIIQDLIQDGKSLLILGRPGVGKTTLLREAARILAEKNRVVIVDTSNEIGGDGDVPHPAVGRARRMQVATPSMQHEVMIEAVENHNPQVIVIDEIGRELEAKAARTIAERGVQLIGTAHGNSLENLLLNPTLSDLVGGIESVTLSDEEARRRGTQKTVLERRSPPTFDVLVEIQDRHRFAIHRDVAAAVDALLRGYPMEPELRTRDEHGEVKITQAPPPPRPASGGRRNEAPVRGTTRLGAQVASPPASSGTRSRPAAPAEPGAYARTTAAAAAPMAESATLRSPSSLQPVRVYPFGVARNRLMNAAKHVGVPVIPVKEPGEADVLVTLRTYYRKRQRPIVDAEQRGMPVYVLRANTVAQMERFLSGIFDLPGEADESGDMDEQLGQTRQAIDAVLNGERWVELPPASSYVRRLQHQMVEESKLVSHSYGKEPNRRVRIFRE from the coding sequence ATGACAAAACGCCAAATTACCGATGATCTTGATGCGCTGTTGGGCGTGCTGCCCGAAGATGTGCAAAACGCGGTGCGCCAACACAACCACAGCAGCGACCTGTTAGAAATCATTCTCGATCTCGGCCGCGTGCCCACCACGCGCCTGATCGATGAAGAAGTTGTTTTGCTTGAACGCGAGATCGATAAAGATGACCTTGACTATGTGGTGGGCCGCCTGCGCGAGTTTGACGAAGACAATCGCGCCGGCATTGAGCGCAGCCTGCACCGCATCTCCGCCATCCGCAACCGCCGCGGCGATGTGGTCGGCCTGACCCTGCGCGTGGGCCGGGCCGTCTATGGCACGATCGATATCATCCAAGATCTGATCCAGGATGGCAAGAGCCTGCTGATCCTGGGGCGCCCGGGTGTGGGCAAAACCACCCTGCTGCGCGAAGCTGCCCGTATTCTGGCAGAAAAGAATCGCGTGGTCATCGTCGATACCTCTAACGAGATCGGCGGTGATGGCGATGTACCCCACCCCGCCGTGGGCCGCGCCCGCCGCATGCAGGTGGCTACGCCCTCAATGCAACACGAAGTGATGATCGAAGCGGTGGAGAATCACAACCCGCAGGTCATCGTAATCGATGAGATCGGCCGTGAGCTGGAAGCCAAGGCGGCCCGCACCATCGCCGAGCGCGGCGTGCAACTGATCGGCACGGCGCACGGCAACTCGCTGGAGAATTTGCTACTCAACCCCACGCTGTCGGATTTGGTGGGCGGCATCGAATCGGTCACCTTGTCTGACGAAGAAGCACGCCGCCGCGGCACGCAAAAGACCGTGCTCGAGCGCCGTTCGCCGCCCACCTTTGACGTACTGGTAGAGATCCAAGACCGCCATCGTTTCGCCATCCATCGTGATGTGGCTGCCGCGGTAGATGCGTTGCTGCGCGGCTACCCGATGGAGCCTGAGCTGCGCACCCGCGATGAGCATGGCGAGGTCAAGATCACCCAGGCCCCGCCCCCGCCGCGCCCGGCCAGTGGCGGACGGCGTAACGAAGCCCCCGTCCGCGGCACTACCCGCCTGGGGGCCCAGGTGGCCAGCCCTCCGGCGAGCAGTGGCACGCGCTCGCGCCCAGCCGCGCCGGCTGAACCTGGCGCCTATGCGCGCACAACCGCGGCAGCCGCGGCGCCTATGGCGGAAAGTGCCACGCTGCGCAGCCCGTCTAGCTTGCAGCCGGTGCGCGTGTATCCGTTTGGCGTGGCGCGCAACCGGCTGATGAACGCCGCCAAGCATGTGGGCGTGCCGGTCATCCCGGTAAAGGAGCCTGGTGAAGCCGATGTGCTCGTCACCTTGCGCACCTATTACCGCAAACGCCAGCGCCCGATTGTGGATGCCGAGCAGCGCGGTATGCCGGTGTATGTGTTGCGCGCCAACACGGTGGCACAGATGGAGCGCTTTCTTTCGGGCATCTTTGATCTGCCCGGCGAAGCGGACGAAAGCGGCGATATGGACGAGCAGCTCGGCCAAACCCGCCAGGCAATCGATGCGGTGCTCAATGGGGAGCGCTGGGTCGAGTTGCCGCCGGCTTCGTCTTACGTGCGCCGCTTGCAGCACCAAATGGTGGAAGAATCCAAGCTGGTTTCGCATTCGTATGGTAAAGAGCCGAATCGCAGGGTGCGCATTTTTAGGGAATAG
- a CDS encoding amino acid racemase, producing the protein MTKHIGIVGVSYEGAALCYRTIIQEGKDFFGPFVNPEVTLHNFSMAAYHFPSEAGEWPAVSETLLESAHKLAKIGAEVLVCPDNTVHVAIDPILERAPLPWLHIAEEVGREAQARGYRRVGLLGTQPLMEGPVYPRKFEPLGIELVTPSLEQRQQVHKYIVDELIYGTLRPETRGYFQGLIEQFAQQGCDAVGLCCTEIPLLIEPQDSVLPTLDSTRLLARAALRYAAS; encoded by the coding sequence ATGACAAAACATATCGGCATCGTTGGCGTTTCATATGAAGGTGCAGCCTTGTGCTACCGCACCATCATTCAAGAGGGCAAAGATTTCTTCGGCCCGTTTGTAAATCCCGAAGTCACGCTGCACAACTTCAGCATGGCGGCCTATCACTTCCCCTCAGAGGCCGGCGAGTGGCCCGCGGTCAGCGAAACCTTGCTGGAATCGGCACACAAGCTGGCAAAGATCGGCGCCGAGGTGTTGGTATGCCCGGATAACACTGTGCATGTCGCCATCGACCCGATCCTCGAACGCGCTCCACTGCCCTGGCTGCACATTGCCGAAGAAGTGGGCCGCGAGGCACAGGCGCGCGGCTATCGCCGCGTCGGCTTGCTGGGCACTCAACCGCTGATGGAAGGCCCGGTCTACCCGCGCAAATTTGAGCCGCTGGGTATTGAGCTGGTTACCCCCAGCCTCGAGCAGCGCCAGCAAGTGCACAAATACATTGTGGATGAGCTGATCTATGGCACCCTGCGCCCCGAGACGCGCGGCTACTTTCAGGGGCTGATCGAACAATTTGCCCAGCAAGGCTGTGATGCCGTGGGCTTGTGCTGCACCGAGATCCCGCTGCTGATCGAGCCGCAAGATTCGGTGCTGCCTACGCTGGATTCGACGCGCTTGTTGGCGCGTGCCGCCTTGCGCTACGCTGCCAGCTAA
- a CDS encoding GNAT family N-acetyltransferase, with translation MKIDVIRTTDSWEALAPEWDLLLHASHLNLPFLTYAFQRAWWQHLGGGEWPQAELYILTGRAEDGHLVGIAPLFRNTDAAGQTQLMLIGSHEIADYLDFICRAEDLSAFIEALLTHLHAQPDWDLLVCYNLLDESASLPALQAAATQAGWVASEETLQSCPYIPLPASFDDYIASLDSKQAHELRRKLRKAGRNVLPVTTELISAASDLPQALDDFFGLMTQEEDKLRFLTPAMRAQMEAIAQAAFAGGWLQLMFLKVGRQRVAAHLNFDYDKRIWGYNAGFSNAHAELSPGWVMMSEMMQWSIEHGRQVFDFMRGDEEYKYRFGAVNRFVKKLTLRRN, from the coding sequence ATGAAAATAGACGTTATTCGCACCACCGACTCCTGGGAGGCGCTGGCCCCGGAGTGGGATCTTCTTTTGCACGCCAGCCATCTCAATCTACCCTTTCTCACCTATGCGTTCCAGCGCGCCTGGTGGCAGCACCTGGGCGGCGGGGAATGGCCGCAGGCTGAACTGTACATCCTCACCGGGCGCGCCGAGGATGGGCACCTGGTAGGCATTGCCCCCTTGTTCCGCAACACAGACGCCGCCGGGCAAACCCAACTGATGCTGATCGGCAGCCATGAAATTGCCGATTATCTGGATTTCATCTGCCGTGCTGAGGACCTGAGCGCATTTATCGAAGCGCTGCTAACCCATTTGCACGCGCAGCCGGACTGGGACCTGCTGGTTTGCTACAACCTGCTGGATGAATCGGCCAGCCTGCCCGCGCTGCAAGCCGCAGCCACACAGGCCGGCTGGGTGGCTAGTGAAGAAACCTTGCAGTCTTGCCCCTATATCCCCTTGCCCGCCAGTTTTGACGACTACATTGCCAGCCTGGATAGCAAGCAAGCGCACGAGCTGCGCCGCAAGCTGCGTAAAGCTGGCCGCAATGTGCTACCAGTGACTACGGAGTTGATCAGCGCCGCCAGCGATCTGCCGCAAGCCCTGGATGATTTCTTCGGTCTGATGACGCAAGAAGAAGACAAGCTGCGCTTCCTGACGCCGGCGATGCGTGCCCAGATGGAAGCGATTGCCCAGGCGGCCTTTGCGGGTGGCTGGCTGCAATTGATGTTTTTGAAAGTGGGCCGGCAACGCGTGGCTGCCCATCTGAATTTTGATTACGACAAACGTATCTGGGGGTACAACGCCGGGTTTAGCAACGCCCACGCCGAGCTTTCCCCCGGGTGGGTGATGATGTCCGAAATGATGCAATGGAGCATTGAGCACGGGCGCCAGGTGTTTGATTTCATGCGCGGCGATGAGGAGTACAAATATCGCTTCGGTGCGGTCAACCGCTTCGTCAAGAAGCTGACCCTGCGGCGAAACTAA
- the priA gene encoding primosomal protein N', with the protein MPEYVELAVNVPKVSGVFHYHVPAELRGRLHPGHLVLAPFGAQVVQGVVLRAVEQPEVTETKAIDSLLDDEPVLTPQQIELARQLSHSTLAPLAACVALMLPPGIGQLADVRYRRTQIPAPELSAAQALLLHTLEARGPLRARQLDKALPRRNWRAALRALQGHGLIATEPVLPMPRQKAKLVRTARLLALPPAGAQLGKTAAVHARRAALLDALQRESGHMPTEWLFAESGAALPDLAYLEKQGYVELGQAEHLRDPLEGLQTVMDVPHTLTAAQERAWQAVQSSLNAKNAKPILLHGVTSSGKTEIYLRAVAQALQAGRTALVLVPEIALTPQTVQRFFARFGDTVGLLHSELSDGERYDTWRRVRRGDLSVVVGPRSALFAPLQNIGLIVLDEEHDDSYYEANQDVHYHARRAALDYAKTHQALVLLGSATPDVGSYTQARAGHWQLLELPERVQAHRGHGAADIAPELPPVEIVDMRRELKAGNRSIFSRTLRNQLEQVVQRGQQAILFLNRRGSATYVFCRDCGYVLRCPNCETPLTQHARGELTHDLVCHQCGYHRASPKQCPQCESSQIRHYGMGTESVVAEVSRLLPEARVLRWDRDSTRSKGSHQRILAQFADGHADVLVGTQMLTKGLDLPKVTLVGVVLADVGLQMPDYRAPERVFQLLTQVAGRAGRSALGGNVIFQTFQPEHYAIQAAAAHDYATFYETESAYRRQLRYPPYAELVRLEYRHLDERKAGHEASALAAELHAQITRQGRGATDVIGPAPSFYARVNKEYRWQLMLRGIQPVELLRGLRLPGWRIEVNPPAPL; encoded by the coding sequence ATGCCAGAATATGTTGAGCTGGCGGTAAACGTCCCTAAGGTTTCGGGCGTCTTTCACTATCATGTGCCCGCGGAGTTGCGCGGCCGCTTGCACCCTGGCCACTTGGTGCTAGCGCCTTTTGGCGCCCAGGTGGTGCAGGGTGTCGTGCTGCGCGCCGTTGAGCAGCCAGAGGTAACCGAAACCAAAGCGATCGATAGCTTGCTGGATGATGAGCCGGTGCTCACGCCGCAGCAGATTGAGCTAGCGCGCCAACTGAGCCATAGCACCCTGGCGCCGTTGGCTGCCTGCGTAGCGCTGATGCTGCCGCCCGGCATCGGCCAACTGGCCGATGTACGCTACCGCCGCACGCAGATTCCCGCGCCAGAACTCTCCGCCGCGCAAGCGCTGCTACTGCACACCCTGGAAGCGCGCGGCCCGCTGCGCGCCCGCCAGTTGGATAAGGCCTTGCCGCGGCGCAATTGGCGCGCCGCCCTGCGTGCCTTGCAAGGCCATGGCCTGATTGCGACTGAGCCGGTGCTACCTATGCCGCGTCAAAAGGCCAAGCTGGTGCGCACCGCCCGTTTGCTTGCCTTGCCCCCTGCCGGTGCGCAGTTGGGCAAAACCGCCGCGGTGCACGCCCGCCGTGCCGCCTTGCTGGATGCGCTACAGCGTGAAAGCGGCCATATGCCCACGGAATGGCTGTTTGCTGAAAGCGGCGCCGCCTTGCCGGATCTGGCCTACCTTGAAAAGCAAGGCTATGTAGAGCTCGGCCAGGCAGAGCACCTGCGTGACCCGCTGGAAGGTTTGCAGACCGTGATGGATGTGCCCCACACGCTGACTGCGGCGCAGGAGCGCGCCTGGCAAGCAGTGCAATCTTCGCTGAATGCAAAGAACGCCAAGCCTATTTTGTTGCACGGTGTCACCAGCTCCGGCAAGACGGAGATCTACCTACGTGCCGTGGCTCAGGCACTGCAAGCCGGCCGCACCGCACTGGTGTTGGTGCCGGAGATTGCGCTGACCCCGCAAACGGTGCAGCGTTTCTTCGCCCGCTTTGGCGATACGGTTGGCCTGCTGCACTCTGAGCTCTCGGATGGGGAGCGCTATGACACCTGGCGGCGTGTGCGCCGCGGCGATCTGAGCGTGGTGGTTGGCCCGCGCAGTGCCCTCTTTGCCCCGTTACAAAACATTGGCCTCATCGTGCTGGATGAAGAGCACGATGATAGTTATTACGAAGCCAATCAGGATGTGCACTACCACGCCCGACGCGCCGCATTGGATTACGCCAAGACTCATCAGGCGTTAGTGCTGCTGGGATCGGCTACACCGGACGTGGGCTCGTACACGCAGGCGCGGGCCGGCCACTGGCAGCTGCTTGAGCTGCCCGAGCGCGTGCAGGCCCACCGCGGCCACGGCGCTGCTGACATAGCGCCTGAGCTGCCGCCCGTAGAAATTGTGGACATGCGCCGCGAGCTGAAAGCAGGCAACCGCTCCATCTTCAGCCGTACTCTCCGAAATCAACTGGAGCAAGTTGTCCAGCGTGGGCAGCAGGCTATCTTGTTTCTCAACCGCCGCGGCAGTGCCACGTATGTGTTCTGCCGAGACTGTGGCTATGTGCTGCGCTGCCCTAATTGCGAGACGCCACTCACGCAACACGCCCGCGGCGAGCTCACCCATGACCTGGTGTGCCACCAATGTGGCTATCATCGCGCCTCGCCGAAGCAGTGCCCACAATGTGAGAGCAGCCAGATTCGGCACTATGGCATGGGCACCGAGAGCGTAGTGGCCGAGGTATCACGGCTGCTGCCAGAGGCGCGCGTTCTACGCTGGGACCGGGACAGCACGCGCAGCAAAGGCAGCCACCAGCGCATCCTCGCCCAGTTTGCTGATGGCCACGCCGATGTTCTGGTAGGCACCCAGATGCTCACCAAGGGATTGGATTTGCCTAAGGTGACATTGGTAGGTGTGGTGCTTGCGGATGTTGGTTTGCAGATGCCGGATTACCGTGCGCCTGAGCGCGTCTTCCAGTTGCTGACTCAGGTGGCCGGGCGCGCTGGGCGCAGCGCCCTGGGTGGCAACGTCATCTTCCAAACCTTCCAGCCAGAGCACTACGCCATCCAGGCAGCCGCGGCGCATGATTACGCTACCTTCTACGAAACTGAAAGCGCCTACCGCCGCCAGTTGCGCTACCCGCCGTACGCAGAGCTTGTGCGGCTGGAGTATCGCCATCTGGACGAGCGCAAGGCCGGGCACGAAGCCAGTGCGCTGGCCGCAGAGCTGCACGCCCAGATTACGCGGCAAGGGCGCGGCGCCACAGACGTCATTGGCCCGGCGCCCAGCTTCTATGCGCGCGTCAATAAGGAATACCGTTGGCAACTCATGCTACGCGGTATACAGCCCGTGGAACTGTTGCGCGGCCTGCGTTTGCCGGGCTGGCGCATTGAAGTGAACCCGCCAGCGCCACTATAA
- the msrA gene encoding peptide-methionine (S)-S-oxide reductase MsrA translates to MNTEIAVFGGGCFWCTEAALKILKGVVRIEPGYAGGPAGAAAPSYELVCTGRTGFAEVVRVEYDPAVLNYGDLLAAFFATHDPTTLNRQGNDIGTQYRSTILYADETQRAEAEAFIREHAGEYAQPIVTQLEPLGDFFVAEEYHHNYFERNPFSGYCMAVIPSKISKLRSKYAELVAE, encoded by the coding sequence ATGAATACTGAGATTGCCGTCTTCGGGGGTGGGTGCTTCTGGTGCACAGAAGCCGCGCTCAAGATCCTGAAGGGCGTGGTGCGCATTGAGCCCGGCTATGCCGGCGGGCCTGCGGGTGCAGCCGCACCCAGCTATGAGCTAGTGTGCACCGGGCGCACAGGCTTCGCCGAGGTGGTGCGCGTGGAGTATGACCCGGCTGTGTTGAACTACGGCGACTTGCTGGCGGCCTTCTTCGCCACACACGACCCAACGACGCTGAATCGCCAGGGCAACGACATCGGCACGCAGTATCGCTCCACCATCCTGTATGCCGACGAAACGCAGCGTGCCGAGGCGGAAGCCTTTATCCGTGAGCACGCGGGCGAATACGCCCAGCCCATCGTCACGCAGCTTGAGCCCCTGGGCGATTTCTTCGTCGCCGAGGAATATCACCACAATTACTTTGAGCGCAATCCGTTCTCGGGCTATTGCATGGCGGTCATCCCGTCAAAAATCAGTAAGCTGCGCAGCAAGTACGCAGAGCTAGTTGCAGAGTAA